The proteins below are encoded in one region of Peptoniphilus sp. GNH:
- a CDS encoding folate family ECF transporter S component yields the protein MKNTKKLTLLALFVALHIVVNSFITIPTPMNRFGPSFLVTALAAALFGPWGGACVGGLSDFIRANIMPQGGSYFPGFTLTSALAGFIYGIFFYKKEIKPWRMIAGSLLVDLVPNFLINSFWISKLRGITYFQSLMTRMIPSAFQAQLKLIVMLLIFGKLVELARKKIIND from the coding sequence ATGAAAAATACTAAGAAATTAACTTTACTAGCACTATTTGTTGCTCTGCACATTGTTGTCAATTCATTTATAACAATTCCAACTCCCATGAACAGATTTGGGCCAAGCTTTCTTGTAACCGCTCTTGCAGCTGCTTTATTTGGCCCCTGGGGAGGCGCCTGTGTTGGTGGATTGTCGGATTTTATAAGGGCAAATATAATGCCACAAGGGGGCTCATATTTTCCAGGCTTTACTTTAACATCTGCCTTGGCAGGTTTTATTTATGGAATCTTTTTTTACAAGAAAGAAATCAAGCCTTGGAGAATGATTGCGGGATCTCTTTTGGTTGATTTGGTTCCAAATTTTTTAATTAATTCTTTTTGGATATCTAAGCTTAGAGGTATCACATATTTTCAGTCTTTGATGACTAGGATGATACCTTCCGCCTTTCAAGCCCAACTTAAATTGATTGTCATGCTCTTAATATTTGGCAAATTAGTTGAGCTTGCGAGAAAGAAAATCATAAATGATTGA
- a CDS encoding metallopeptidase family protein — MIDIQRAEELLAELIDELPDGILQGLNGGILLSDEEKIHPESKEGDKLLILGQYIISNLGSQIVIYYGSFESLFWYYDDEAFKDKLREILHHELTHHLEYLAGENDLAIDDMIFMEKYRNEN, encoded by the coding sequence ATGATTGACATACAAAGAGCCGAGGAACTCTTGGCTGAGCTTATTGATGAGTTGCCTGATGGCATTTTGCAAGGCTTGAATGGCGGCATCTTGCTTTCAGATGAAGAAAAAATTCACCCCGAATCCAAAGAGGGTGATAAACTTTTAATTTTAGGTCAATATATAATTTCAAATTTAGGATCTCAGATTGTAATATATTATGGTTCTTTTGAAAGTCTTTTTTGGTATTATGACGATGAAGCTTTTAAGGATAAGCTGAGGGAGATTTTGCATCATGAACTCACACATCATCTGGAATATTTGGCAGGCGAAAATGATTTAGCCATAGATGATATGATTTTTATGGAAAAGTACAGAAATGAGAATTGA
- a CDS encoding RNA-binding S4 domain-containing protein: protein MRLDKFLKNSRIIKRRTLAKQACDGGRVKINDKLAKAGDELKIGDIIEIAFGNGTFKCQVLDLKDIVGKSGAEDLYKVIE, encoded by the coding sequence ATGAGATTAGATAAATTTTTAAAAAATTCTAGGATAATAAAGAGAAGAACTCTAGCCAAGCAGGCTTGTGATGGCGGAAGAGTTAAAATAAATGATAAACTTGCCAAGGCAGGCGACGAACTAAAGATTGGGGATATTATAGAAATCGCTTTTGGAAATGGTACCTTTAAATGCCAAGTATTGGATTTAAAGGATATTGTCGGCAAGTCTGGAGCAGAGGACTTGTACAAAGTAATTGAATAA
- a CDS encoding FtsQ-type POTRA domain-containing protein, producing the protein MDFKNENKPLQEDLQARIDERKRKLGKKIFIRRFILILAAFIIIFFISKYAGAFNVKNVKISGNQKTKIEDVVKKGNIKTGASYFTFAGKAARKNIEDLPYVKTAKISLIPFGPVKITIKERVPVSQVEDQGNYYLLDDEYRVLEKMESPKEELPIIENVDMSKEKISDFLFTENDQTKKQFLFKIFNNKDLKGDLARIKLQEEMPEVTSKSGINIIFGTYDNLDYKLQVLNKVLEDVRATKKAAETIYLNKGPNPVLVLKR; encoded by the coding sequence ATGGATTTTAAAAATGAAAATAAGCCCTTGCAAGAAGATCTTCAAGCTAGAATTGATGAAAGAAAAAGAAAGCTTGGAAAGAAGATTTTTATAAGAAGATTTATCTTGATTTTGGCGGCTTTTATAATAATTTTTTTCATATCTAAATATGCAGGAGCCTTCAATGTCAAAAATGTAAAAATTTCTGGCAATCAAAAGACAAAAATTGAAGATGTGGTAAAAAAGGGAAACATCAAGACTGGAGCATCATATTTTACATTTGCTGGCAAGGCTGCAAGAAAGAATATAGAAGACCTACCCTATGTAAAAACTGCCAAGATAAGTTTGATTCCGTTTGGACCGGTAAAAATAACCATAAAGGAGAGGGTGCCAGTATCTCAAGTAGAAGATCAGGGTAACTATTATTTGCTTGATGACGAGTACAGAGTCCTTGAAAAAATGGAAAGTCCAAAAGAAGAGCTCCCCATAATAGAAAATGTGGACATGAGCAAGGAAAAAATTTCGGATTTTCTCTTTACGGAAAATGATCAGACAAAAAAACAATTCTTATTTAAAATATTTAACAACAAGGACCTAAAAGGCGACTTGGCAAGAATAAAATTACAAGAAGAAATGCCGGAAGTCACAAGTAAGTCAGGTATAAATATAATATTTGGGACTTATGACAATCTAGATTACAAGCTGCAAGTCTTAAATAAGGTTTTAGAAGATGTGAGAGCTACAAAAAAAGCAGCTGAAACTATTTATTTGAACAAGGGACCTAATCCAGTTTTAGTATTAAAGAGATGA
- a CDS encoding putative lipid II flippase FtsW yields the protein MKTLRKFSETLKNVDRGLLSATIILLLIGIMSVASASWPRGVIKHKGNGFYYTDKQIKAMILGLFAVIFILKVKMSLIKKVAFPAFVITILMIFALWIPGLSSEEYGQSRWLILRLGSRAIRLQPSDFLKISAIMYFAKYLEDKRKDIGKKEIFISILCFMGLCVAPVMTKDFSTALVIGVSLSAMFLVGGMKPYQFVVLTGLALGLVLFILFKDDAFRIKRILDFSSASSGDISNMDYHTKQSIFAIAMGGILGVGYFRSRQKYSYLPLAHNDFIFCIICEEFGLVGGAMTLGLFAYFTYRGLRISFDSQSLYEKYVGVGITSYIAIQAIFNMGVTTGIFPVTGITLPFISYGGTSLLSTLASTALLLRISANNKRRTMN from the coding sequence ATGAAAACCTTAAGAAAATTCTCGGAGACCTTAAAAAATGTTGATAGAGGTCTCCTTTCTGCAACAATTATATTATTGCTAATAGGTATCATGTCAGTTGCATCCGCATCCTGGCCCAGAGGTGTCATAAAACACAAGGGAAACGGATTCTATTATACCGATAAGCAAATCAAGGCTATGATTTTGGGCTTATTTGCTGTTATTTTTATTTTAAAAGTAAAGATGTCTCTTATAAAAAAAGTTGCCTTTCCTGCATTTGTGATCACAATTCTCATGATTTTTGCACTTTGGATACCGGGACTATCTTCTGAGGAGTACGGCCAATCCAGATGGCTCATACTAAGACTTGGCTCAAGAGCTATAAGACTGCAACCGTCAGATTTTCTAAAGATAAGCGCCATTATGTATTTTGCAAAATATTTGGAAGATAAGAGAAAAGATATAGGCAAAAAAGAAATATTTATAAGTATCTTGTGCTTTATGGGACTTTGTGTTGCTCCGGTAATGACAAAGGACTTTTCGACAGCACTTGTAATAGGAGTTAGTTTGAGTGCGATGTTTTTAGTAGGTGGTATGAAGCCTTACCAGTTTGTTGTTTTGACAGGACTTGCTCTTGGACTGGTGCTTTTTATCCTATTTAAGGATGATGCATTTAGAATAAAGAGAATTTTGGACTTTTCTTCGGCATCTTCGGGCGACATTTCAAACATGGACTATCACACCAAGCAATCAATATTTGCAATTGCTATGGGTGGCATACTGGGAGTAGGATATTTTAGATCAAGACAAAAATATTCCTATCTTCCCTTGGCGCACAATGACTTTATATTCTGCATAATTTGCGAAGAGTTTGGACTTGTTGGAGGAGCCATGACCTTGGGACTTTTTGCATATTTTACTTATAGGGGACTGCGCATTTCATTTGATTCGCAAAGCCTTTATGAGAAATATGTTGGAGTTGGAATAACAAGCTATATAGCAATCCAAGCTATCTTTAATATGGGGGTAACGACGGGGATATTTCCTGTAACAGGAATCACTCTGCCCTTCATATCCTATGGAGGAACTTCCTTGCTTTCAACCTTGGCATCGACTGCTCTTCTTTTGCGAATATCGGCGAATAATAAAAGGAGGACTATGAATTGA
- a CDS encoding DMT family transporter — protein MNKKTLAYILTIIQTIIVALSVVFVKIALEMTNAYDQLTFRFFLALISVFLVNPFMKNKFKLSKQMFKDLMPLAIFFPVLFLLLQGLGLMYSSATEAGIIQALSPIFAIILSSIMLGEKTNFIQKICIVLSVLGVVYMTYMGSKISISFNPKGTLLLLLSSFVLSFNIVLPRKLKDKYDSHEMTSFITLIGFVVFSLISIFYHMKNADAFNFMLLANPKFFLAMFMLGCIATYFTSWTNNFSLAHLEVSKVSVFTNLCPIISLLGAMAFLGEAVHSYHIIGMIITLVGVIGTNYFANK, from the coding sequence ATGAATAAAAAAACTCTCGCCTATATCTTAACTATTATCCAAACCATTATAGTTGCCCTCTCGGTCGTATTTGTAAAAATAGCTCTCGAGATGACCAATGCCTACGATCAGTTGACATTTAGGTTTTTCTTGGCACTTATAAGTGTATTTTTGGTAAATCCTTTTATGAAAAATAAATTTAAACTCTCCAAACAGATGTTTAAAGATTTAATGCCCCTAGCCATATTTTTCCCTGTGCTTTTCTTGCTCTTACAAGGACTGGGACTTATGTATTCATCGGCAACAGAGGCCGGCATTATCCAGGCCTTATCGCCAATTTTTGCAATTATTCTCTCGTCCATAATGCTTGGAGAAAAGACCAACTTCATTCAAAAAATTTGCATTGTTCTAAGTGTACTAGGAGTAGTTTACATGACCTATATGGGGTCCAAAATCTCAATAAGCTTCAATCCCAAAGGCACTTTGCTCCTTCTGTTGTCGTCATTTGTTCTATCTTTTAATATAGTCCTTCCAAGAAAGCTAAAGGATAAGTATGATTCCCACGAAATGACAAGCTTTATAACCCTGATTGGATTTGTTGTATTTTCTCTTATCTCGATTTTTTATCACATGAAAAATGCCGATGCTTTTAACTTTATGCTCTTGGCAAATCCAAAATTTTTCCTAGCCATGTTTATGCTTGGTTGTATAGCCACTTACTTCACATCATGGACAAATAATTTCTCTCTTGCCCATCTTGAAGTGTCAAAGGTATCAGTCTTTACCAATCTTTGCCCCATAATATCCCTCTTGGGTGCCATGGCATTTTTGGGTGAAGCTGTCCATTCCTACCACATAATAGGCATGATAATTACCCTAGTGGGGGTCATAGGAACCAATTATTTTGCAAATAAATAA
- a CDS encoding replication-associated recombination protein A produces the protein MDLFSMGMENNLKKTAPLAQRMRPRNLQEFAGQEHILAPGKYLYRVIKSKILPSMIFYGPPGVGKTTLAEIIAEMSSKNFHRLSAVTSNLKELREVLEECQRDLELSARGSILFLDEIHRFNKTQQDALLPYVEKGIVILIGATTENPYFEVNKALLSRCKIINLKELGKEDLIKILNTALEDKDRGLGRYQVEIDESAKEFLISRSSGDGRYLLNSLELAVLSTDKSEYGTIKIGIDDLKNSFEDRKLSYDKQGNDHYNIISAFIKSMRGSDPDAALIYLAAMLESGEDPKFILRRMIIFASEDIGNANPQALQVAVDAFRAFEIVGMPEGRLILGHACTYLSSSPKSNASYLAINKAIQAVLEKTFTIPAHIRDPRDPATDKDLRKDYKYPHDYPGAYVDQVYMPDEFAGRKFYEPKDQGQEVIISEYLKKLNK, from the coding sequence ATGGATTTATTTTCCATGGGCATGGAAAATAATCTTAAAAAGACAGCTCCACTTGCTCAGAGGATGAGACCAAGAAATTTACAAGAGTTTGCGGGTCAAGAGCATATCCTTGCGCCGGGTAAGTATCTTTATAGGGTTATAAAATCAAAAATCTTGCCATCAATGATTTTTTATGGACCACCAGGAGTGGGAAAGACGACCTTGGCAGAAATAATTGCTGAGATGAGTTCTAAAAATTTTCACAGGCTTTCGGCTGTGACTTCCAATCTAAAAGAGTTGCGTGAAGTTTTAGAAGAGTGCCAAAGAGACTTGGAACTTTCTGCTAGAGGTTCAATCTTGTTTTTGGATGAAATTCACAGATTCAACAAAACGCAGCAAGATGCTCTACTTCCATATGTTGAAAAGGGAATAGTAATCTTGATAGGGGCTACAACTGAAAATCCTTATTTTGAAGTCAACAAGGCCCTCTTATCCAGATGCAAAATAATAAATTTAAAAGAACTTGGAAAAGAAGATCTTATAAAAATTTTAAATACTGCCTTAGAAGACAAGGATAGAGGACTTGGCAGATATCAGGTAGAGATAGATGAGAGTGCCAAAGAATTTTTGATTTCAAGAAGTTCGGGAGATGGCAGATATCTTTTAAATTCTTTGGAGTTGGCTGTCTTATCCACAGATAAAAGTGAATATGGCACAATAAAAATTGGAATAGATGACTTAAAAAATTCCTTCGAGGATAGAAAACTTTCCTACGACAAGCAAGGAAATGATCACTACAATATAATCTCTGCCTTTATAAAATCTATGAGAGGTTCAGATCCTGATGCGGCACTAATCTATTTGGCTGCTATGTTAGAATCTGGAGAAGACCCTAAATTTATTCTAAGACGCATGATAATATTTGCATCGGAAGATATAGGCAATGCCAATCCCCAAGCCTTGCAAGTCGCTGTTGATGCCTTTAGGGCCTTTGAAATTGTTGGTATGCCAGAGGGTAGACTCATCCTAGGACATGCCTGCACATATCTTAGCTCATCACCCAAGTCAAATGCCTCATATCTAGCGATAAATAAAGCTATACAAGCAGTTTTGGAAAAAACTTTTACAATACCAGCACACATAAGAGATCCGAGAGATCCAGCAACGGATAAGGACTTGAGAAAGGACTACAAGTACCCTCACGATTATCCTGGAGCTTATGTAGATCAAGTTTATATGCCGGATGAATTTGCTGGCAGAAAATTTTATGAACCAAAAGATCAGGGACAAGAAGTTATAATATCTGAATATTTAAAAAAATTAAATAAATGA
- the murG gene encoding undecaprenyldiphospho-muramoylpentapeptide beta-N-acetylglucosaminyltransferase gives MRYIISGGGTGGHIYPALAIAKEIKKRDGSSQIYYVGKKNSLEEELVSKAGLDLKFLPINGAGLPRKSLSLKTLKSIALLIVGLIKAALIVKKVRPDIIIATGGYVCAPITMAGQLIGVKSLIQEQNAYPGKTNKLLSKKANAICLNFEEAEEYFPKDKILVTGNPIREEFSHANKDLDKKSLDFQIKKPMVLSFGGSGGQESTNDAILDMLKKHELDFFLLHITGKEHYQKFMELLGSYKNENLKILDYSHQIPELLPLADLVIASSSAMTLAEISATGLASILIPKAYTAGDHQSYNARSYEKAGASVVIEEKDLNGDVLYNKIQSVLKDEKKKNEMGANSKKMASPDGVKKIVDKVFELIGNKNGF, from the coding sequence TTGAGATATATAATTTCAGGTGGCGGAACAGGAGGTCATATTTATCCGGCTCTTGCCATAGCTAAAGAAATCAAAAAAAGAGATGGATCAAGCCAAATATACTATGTTGGCAAAAAAAACTCTCTAGAAGAGGAACTTGTAAGTAAGGCGGGCTTAGATTTAAAATTTCTTCCTATAAATGGAGCAGGTCTTCCAAGAAAGTCCTTGAGTTTAAAAACTTTAAAATCAATAGCCCTGCTTATTGTAGGTCTTATAAAAGCTGCCCTTATAGTAAAAAAAGTTAGACCAGATATAATTATTGCAACTGGAGGCTATGTTTGTGCCCCCATAACCATGGCAGGACAACTTATTGGGGTAAAGAGTTTGATACAGGAACAGAATGCTTATCCTGGAAAGACTAATAAACTTCTTTCTAAAAAGGCAAATGCAATATGCCTAAATTTTGAAGAAGCTGAAGAATACTTCCCCAAAGACAAAATTCTCGTAACAGGAAATCCCATAAGAGAGGAATTTTCTCATGCAAATAAAGACCTTGATAAAAAAAGTCTTGATTTTCAAATAAAAAAGCCCATGGTGCTATCTTTTGGAGGATCTGGCGGACAAGAATCCACCAATGATGCCATACTTGATATGCTAAAAAAACATGAATTGGATTTTTTCCTTTTGCATATAACGGGGAAAGAACACTATCAAAAATTTATGGAGCTTTTGGGAAGTTATAAAAACGAAAACTTAAAAATACTGGATTATTCTCACCAGATACCAGAACTTTTACCCTTGGCTGATTTGGTAATAGCATCATCTTCAGCAATGACACTTGCAGAGATTTCAGCGACTGGACTGGCATCAATTTTGATACCCAAGGCCTATACAGCAGGAGACCACCAAAGTTACAATGCGAGGTCTTATGAGAAAGCTGGGGCAAGTGTTGTAATAGAAGAAAAAGATTTGAATGGAGATGTGCTTTATAATAAGATTCAATCAGTTTTAAAAGATGAAAAGAAAAAGAACGAAATGGGCGCAAACTCTAAGAAAATGGCATCTCCAGATGGCGTAAAAAAGATTGTAGATAAAGTGTTTGAACTTATAGGAAATAAAAATGGATTTTAA
- the ftsZ gene encoding cell division protein FtsZ, producing MLDFDMDYDDFAKIKVIGVGGGGSNAVNRMITAGVKGVEFFAVNTDKQALKGSLAENKIQIGEKITKGLGAGANPEIGEKSAEENRDEIREALDGADMVFITAGMGGGTGTGAAPTIAEIAKEMGVLTVGVVTKPFTFEGSRRAKKAEAGIAELKDKVDTLVIIPNDRLLIVSDKKTSFLKAFEMADDILKQGIQGISDLISIPNLINLDFADVKTIMSNKGIAHMGIGIASGDDRATEAAKLAINSPLLETSIEGAKSVLINVTAGNDLGIFEANEAADLIRSYVDEDANIIFGAGIDESLKDQVKITVIATEFDEEPGSGLNGNKPRRANLDLDVDSDNPGDLRIPSFLRGRK from the coding sequence ATGTTGGATTTTGACATGGACTATGACGATTTTGCAAAAATCAAAGTAATTGGCGTTGGCGGCGGCGGAAGCAATGCTGTGAACAGAATGATTACCGCTGGAGTAAAAGGAGTTGAATTTTTTGCTGTAAACACAGACAAGCAAGCCCTAAAGGGCTCACTTGCAGAAAATAAAATTCAAATCGGAGAAAAGATCACTAAGGGACTCGGAGCAGGCGCTAACCCTGAAATTGGAGAAAAATCTGCTGAAGAAAACAGAGATGAAATAAGAGAAGCTCTTGACGGGGCTGATATGGTATTTATAACAGCTGGAATGGGTGGCGGTACAGGCACTGGTGCTGCACCTACAATTGCAGAAATAGCAAAAGAAATGGGCGTGCTTACTGTCGGAGTTGTGACAAAACCATTCACATTTGAAGGTTCTAGAAGAGCTAAAAAAGCAGAAGCAGGTATAGCAGAATTAAAAGACAAGGTAGACACACTTGTAATAATTCCTAACGACAGACTACTCATAGTTTCAGACAAGAAAACAAGCTTCCTCAAGGCTTTTGAAATGGCTGATGATATATTAAAACAAGGTATTCAAGGCATCTCGGACTTAATTTCAATTCCAAACTTAATAAACTTGGACTTCGCCGATGTCAAGACTATCATGTCTAACAAGGGTATAGCCCACATGGGAATCGGCATAGCATCAGGAGATGATAGAGCAACAGAAGCTGCAAAACTAGCAATAAATTCACCACTTTTGGAAACTTCAATAGAGGGAGCTAAATCTGTACTTATAAATGTAACTGCAGGAAACGATTTAGGAATTTTTGAAGCTAATGAAGCAGCAGACTTGATAAGAAGCTATGTTGATGAAGATGCCAACATAATCTTCGGAGCTGGAATAGATGAAAGCTTGAAAGACCAAGTTAAAATCACTGTAATTGCCACAGAGTTTGATGAAGAACCGGGCAGTGGATTAAATGGCAACAAGCCAAGAAGAGCTAACTTAGACTTGGATGTTGATAGCGACAATCCCGGAGATTTGAGAATCCCAAGCTTCTTAAGAGGCAGAAAATAA
- a CDS encoding DnaJ domain-containing protein, which translates to MNKIIGYFYKGIGKFFDFIFSGLIFVVNILLSIFSSIRQALMAILSIGGCFIIFLFINPFFFYYLLKRPILLILIIFSFLAPIVGTISLTYLQYVHYMVTEYFYDRADYYLLGRKRAYDKMGSYGQKYWQKLEQERLREQERRRKAQEEAWNQRFENFERGGFHFEFYNFEDFFNQNFENQSGSFGGQNNASGQAFGQDFIRSYEDACDTLQVAYDADKYAIKLAYRKMAKKYHPDLNKEAGAKEMFQKVGAAYEFLNDSNIERYKNIKGRS; encoded by the coding sequence ATGAATAAGATAATAGGTTATTTTTATAAGGGAATTGGAAAATTTTTTGATTTTATTTTTTCCGGACTAATATTTGTAGTCAATATTTTATTGAGCATATTTAGTTCAATTAGACAGGCCTTGATGGCGATTTTGTCCATAGGTGGATGTTTTATTATATTTTTATTTATTAATCCTTTTTTCTTTTATTATCTTTTAAAAAGGCCGATTTTGTTGATACTCATAATATTTTCTTTTTTGGCACCTATCGTGGGGACTATTTCTCTTACTTATTTGCAATATGTGCATTATATGGTGACGGAATATTTTTATGATAGGGCAGACTACTATTTGCTTGGTCGCAAGAGAGCCTATGACAAGATGGGTTCCTATGGACAAAAGTATTGGCAAAAGCTGGAGCAAGAGAGATTAAGGGAGCAGGAGAGAAGGAGAAAGGCTCAAGAGGAAGCTTGGAATCAGAGATTTGAAAATTTCGAACGTGGAGGCTTTCACTTCGAATTTTATAACTTTGAGGATTTCTTTAACCAAAATTTTGAAAATCAATCTGGAAGTTTTGGCGGACAGAACAATGCTTCTGGTCAGGCTTTTGGTCAGGACTTCATCAGATCTTATGAAGATGCGTGTGACACTTTGCAGGTGGCTTATGATGCTGATAAATACGCCATTAAGCTTGCTTACAGAAAAATGGCCAAAAAGTATCATCCCGACTTGAATAAGGAAGCTGGTGCCAAGGAGATGTTCCAAAAAGTTGGAGCAGCTTATGAATTCTTGAATGATTCCAACATTGAAAGATATAAAAATATAAAGGGTAGATCATGA
- the nrdR gene encoding transcriptional regulator NrdR yields the protein MRCPFCNFEESKVIDSRPTDEGSTIRRRRECIKCKERFTTYERVEERPIIVIKKDGTRESFDQNKIIRGMLKSGEKRPISLKEIEDAADEIEKSISNSMKKEISSKEIGDMVMKELKKLDDVAYIRFASVYREFKDIESFVSELEDIIKEKKR from the coding sequence ATGAGATGCCCTTTTTGTAATTTCGAGGAGTCCAAGGTAATAGATTCAAGACCGACAGACGAAGGCTCGACTATAAGACGTAGAAGAGAATGTATTAAATGCAAGGAGAGATTCACCACTTATGAAAGGGTCGAAGAAAGACCCATAATAGTTATAAAAAAGGATGGCACAAGGGAATCCTTCGATCAAAATAAAATCATAAGAGGGATGTTAAAGAGTGGAGAAAAAAGGCCAATTAGTTTAAAAGAGATAGAAGATGCGGCAGATGAAATAGAAAAATCAATCTCCAACTCTATGAAAAAAGAAATCTCATCCAAAGAAATTGGCGACATGGTAATGAAAGAATTAAAAAAATTAGATGATGTCGCCTATATAAGATTTGCTTCGGTTTACCGAGAATTTAAAGATATAGAAAGCTTCGTAAGCGAATTGGAAGACATAATAAAAGAAAAAAAGAGGTGA